One Pseudomonadota bacterium genomic window, GAAGTGATGCTGGAATAGGTGATATTACCCTCCTAGCGCACTATGTTCCTATGAACTATGCCGAGGGTAGTACACTTGCTCGACTGCGCGTGTTCGCAGGTGTGGAATTGCCTACAGGAGATGCACATTATCTGGGAGAGGAGACTGCTCCTGGTCATCATGAAGAGGAAGAGGACTCTTCTGACGAGGATGGTCATGATGATGATAGTAGCCAACATGCCCTTACACAGAAGCACGGTGCGGTAGTTCCCGGACCAAGCGCTGAGAACGCAATTCACGGGCACGATATTACGCTGGGCTCAGGTTCATGGGATTTTCCACTAGGAGCAGGACTGTTTACGCAGTGGGATAAGTTTATCTTTGCGACGGATGTGCAGTACACTATCCGCACTGAAGGGTCGTACTCGTACAAGTACGCAAACGATTGGATCTGGTCGACAGCGGTTGGTAGGTATTTATATTTAGAAGACAACGCCCAGATTGCGCTGAGGGCGAGGCTTTCCGGCCAGTACAAGGACATGGATACTGGAAAGGGTGGAGTGGAGTATACCGACACGGCTTATAACACCACATTTCTAGGGCCAGAGATCAGTGCCTTGGTGGCGCAGCAATGGCAGGGAGTCTTCGGATTAGACCTCCCAATCAATGTAAAAAACTCAGACCTGCAAATAACCCCGAGTTATCGCATTCGAGCGGCACTATCGTATCGGTTCTAGTTTGCAGTCCTATGGTAGATGGAAGAGAGAGAAAAACTCAGAGCTACAACTTAAGTTTCTTAAAGATGCATTCCGGGATATGCAAGATGATAAGCATAATAAGTCGCCAGAAGCCGGGGGCATAAACCACCGATTCTCCGCGCTGCATAGCTCTGTGAATCCGTTTGCCGACCGATGCTGCTGAAGCAAATAGTGGCCCCTGTTTTAAGTCGGCCGTCATAGGTGTATCGACAAATCCGGGCTTAATTGTAGTAACCGAAACTCCGTGATGTGCAAGCCGATTACGCAACCCCTGCAGGAAGGTGGTCAGACCCCCCTTTGCTGCACCGTAAATATAGTTGCTCTGCCGACCACGATCTCCAGCTACCGAGGAGATAACGGTGATGTTACCTGCTTTGCGGCCCTCAAAGTAGTTCGCCAACCAGGTCAGGAATACTATCGGGCTTGTAAAATTCGTTAGTAGTGATCGCTGTGCGGTATCCCAGCTCTCTTCGCACCCCTTTTGGTTCGGTAGCTCACCGTATGCTATCAGGGCGGCGTCTATCTCACCTAACGCGCTACTGGCACGTTCCATTACTTGCTGATGGGAGCCGAGGTCGTGGGCCTCAAAGGTAGCGCTGTGCACGGCTGTTGCCCCACGTGCCCTTAGATCGTCTGCAAGGCGTGTAAGTTTCTCCTGATTTCGCGCCGCTAGGAATAGCTCTGCTCCCTCTTGTGCAAAGAGGCGTGCAGTTTCAGTTGCCATAGCTGATGTAGCACCAAGGATAACTATCTTCTTCATGTGGTCTCCATAACTCTTCGCCATAAACTTGAGGAAAAACGCGGATCGATCAGAGCTTTGAACTCATTCAAGCGCGGGTGTGATATTTCAAACATAGCCGGTGACATGCGGGCATCCTTTGCCGGATAGATCCGCCCCTTGGATTCCCTAACGATCTGGTC contains:
- a CDS encoding SDR family oxidoreductase, which codes for MKKIVILGATSAMATETARLFAQEGAELFLAARNQEKLTRLADDLRARGATAVHSATFEAHDLGSHQQVMERASSALGEIDAALIAYGELPNQKGCEESWDTAQRSLLTNFTSPIVFLTWLANYFEGRKAGNITVISSVAGDRGRQSNYIYGAAKGGLTTFLQGLRNRLAHHGVSVTTIKPGFVDTPMTADLKQGPLFASAASVGKRIHRAMQRGESVVYAPGFWRLIMLIILHIPECIFKKLKL